The Magnolia sinica isolate HGM2019 chromosome 11, MsV1, whole genome shotgun sequence DNA window CATGAGTATATAGGATTTCACTATCCactggttttaaatcaggttaatccTTTCAACATTATGATTTTCTGATAAAGTAGGAATGACTTTGATGTCGTTCCCATTGAtggtgccaaactgttgatgcaaaaatctagtgaACCCTCTTTAGACCTTTGAGTACCTACActggaagaagacaaaggagaccctggctagagcaggggaccctccgatgccaaagtcaggctagaaaTCTGGGTCTGGTAGTATTAAGCCATTTTGGGTGAAATATTTCACATACCTTTCTCTTATTTATAGTAGAGGAGAGGCAGTGACATAGAGGAGATTTTTCTATTTACTTGGTACGTACTGTAGAGGGAATTGAGTCCTAAATATGTTGGGATGATTTCTCGAGATCCTCAGTGAAGATCTGGGGCGATCCGTATTATGAGTGCGTCAGTGCTGTCCTCGAGATCTTCAGTAGAAATCTTGGGCTAGTCTTTCGGATAAGACCTTATTAATAGGAACCGGGGGCGATGCGCAGTAGGAAACCGAGGCTGACTTGACCAGCGGGGTAGTATGCCAACCTCGACTCTCTGTCAAGCCCTAACCATTCTTTTTGTGCCGTGTGGATTGCTGACCTTCCAACTTGCCCTCTTACTTCATGTTAGGGCAGTGAGGCCGAGTTCCTTTTTGTAGTAGAATTCAGATGAAATATGTTGTGGGTGGTCGAGCTCAAGAGTCTAAGGTGGTCTTAGCCAACCTAGATACTCGGATGAGCTTTGAGCCTCCCCTTATCATTGGGTAGATGGTCAACCTGCCTTCATATGTACTAGGTTACCGACCGCTCTTCGATGGAGGAGATCTTCCTTAGCCATTGAGAAGCACATTAGTCATGACCGGCGCTGGCCGACGTCGTGTCCCGCAAAGATGTCTGAGATGACCTCTTCTCTTTagccagtccatttttacccataacagttacccaaaaattaatctgatccaaaactcaggtgattCGCATAGTAGGAAACAATTAAGGGGATGCACACCTTTGATTTCAAAGTGGCCTATTGTGTTGTGTTGgtgacatccaaaccatttacttAAAGGATGAAGATATCCCACAATCATTATGTAGTTTTAACAACTGGGTAGGCCCCATTTGAAATCGATGGTGGTGTCCCCTTTTTTCACCGTTCCCTTGTCATGTTACCCACATGAGTCATGGCTTTGGCATGATTTTTTGTCCAAACAAGGTGCGATGCATATGATGGTCAGAGTCCAtcaacgcatcatggtgggacccacaaatgatTCAGTTAAAACATTTTCACCCTAATAGATATACAAATTCATCAGTTACATTGAAAAAGTTTCATTGAATCATTTCCCTACATGTGTGCTGTGTAAACAGGTACTATAAAGTCGATCTCATGGGCACTTCTATTAGCTCTATTGTCCCTACCATGACGTATCTTAAACATTTGAACCATGCGTTTAGTGTGTCCACAGCTCCTAACATTATAGATTGTCCCAAAATCCACCATTTTagaaactcatttttttttttacacacaccatATTCGGAATTCAAAGACTACTAATATTACAATAATTAGCATAGTATAAATATACGAAAGACTAAGTATATTAGAATGGTTATTACTAAACCATTTTGTTATGATTGATAGTTTGTGAATTAAGGTAAAGAGACTATCTTGCTTTGTTGGAGATATTGTTGGATAGCCAATCAAGACCTTCATAGAGCCCCTCGCCGGATGTGGCACATGCACTTTGGATGTACctgcaatggaaaaaaaaatgaaaattctaaGTTTTCCACCAAAGACTAAAACTTTTATGAAAGAAACATTATTCATTAACCATATTCTTGAGAATCCAATTCATGAGAAAACTATCTATAAAACCCAACTACCATTTCTTGAAGTCATGATTAATGCTTATAGAGGAATTATAGTGTCCTAATGCATTAGAATACAGATTCTCCTACTATGCTTATTTTGAACAAGTGGGGCCATAATTCTATATCTAACAGGCACTGCTATGGTTGAGCTATAGCCTAAAATCATCTGCATTGTTTGATACTAACCATTCATCTATgggtttttgtttcctttttccaaTCCAAGGGTTGAGATTTTCTAATCTGGGACATTTCTAATCTGATGCATTAGGACACTACTACCTCAAAGATGTATTCCTCAGGAAGAAGAAATCTGATTCAACAAATCTCTTAGGAGAAGCCATGATATAACTATTGATATTTGAACAAGCTTCCATTAAAGTGTTAGAATTCCTAAATGCACATAAATTGGTTTTAGAGTAGAAGATAGGAATGGAAAATGAATTCAGTTCATGGCACCCCTCACTACAGTTTAGGATACTATGTAATGGAAGGATAATGAAGAATATGTAAGACTCACCATCGACGCAGACGAAGTGAGTGTAGGCCGAGTTTATCAGTGATTTCAGAGACACTCATTGCATTTGGAAGGTCTTGCTTATTAGCAAAAACAAGCAGTGTTGCATCACGTAGTTCATCCTACAACAAGAAGACAAGAAAAGGCAAGGTTTCCATTGGAGTCATTGAGACAAACCCAAATAGAATAAAATTCATGAACTCAAATGAATTCTACACATTGTTTATATGAGATTATCATAATGAAATGAAAATTGATAGTGTCGACCAGTGTTGTCAAAGtcctatgatttacaatttaCGATATGTGATTTTAgtcaaatctttaaaaaaaaaaaactatttgaaTCTCAACCTTAAATcccttttttatatgaatcctatgattttaGGAATTGAATCCTATGGTTTAAGATTcaaattcaaattatacttgttatCTTTCATTTTAaacttcacttggctttcattttatgtttttatattagtgggggctttaagaatcattcagaaaaggtaaattattttattcattctttataagagattaaataatatatagtctcttcaacattaaatcataTAGCTTTTTTGTGATTTCTTACCTCTTAACTAGTTGAAACGCCAAATTTATGTATGATTTACCTGTAATGTTttcatggatggttatgatcatgctAACTTagatgtattgtggaatgatgttggaaattaaaatattttttttcatcgGTCTAAAATATCAAAGGTCACTTTCCACCATGATTCTACATTcgagaaaggtaacaagaacaaaAATTATTAAAACATCATTGTATGTTTGTTTAAaagaaatttcttgaaagacaaataatgataataaaaaataaataaaggaataaaaatcctttaacactatcatgacatggtattacttggtgtgCACATTGAAAATAAAACAAAGATTGATGAGTTAAAAGCAAAAAATCCGATTcatttatattttcattttttttttcaaattttaaataaaaatgtaaaACAATATTGCAATTTGCAACACGATTTGAGATTCGCAATTTGATACAATTCAACTCCTACTACGATTTGTGATAcaataacaattttgacaacGTTGGTGTTGATAATAATTACAAACCTCACTCAGCATACGATGCAACTCATCCTTGGCTTCCAGAATCCGTTCTCTATCATTGCTGTCAATCACAAAAATAAGTCCCTGGGTATTCTGGAAGTAGTGTCTCCATAAAGGGCGAATCTGTTTAAAATGAAACAAAAGGATTCAACAATATAGTTCAAGATTAGGCATACATAATTTTGTGTAGATTTTTGAGAAAATAAATGTTGCATCTAAATATAAAGAAATAGAAATAGTTATGATATAAGGGTGATTTTTTAGTATTATTGGAGAACACATAAAGAACAAGTAAATGATATTAAGCTTTGTTATTAGGGGTGTTAATGGGCTGGGCTCGGgcctgaaaatttgaattttgaatagggctggcCCGACGGTCCAACCTGACACAGTTCAAAATCTGAGCCAAGACCTACCCCAAGCCTATCCTGTTGAAAACCCTATTTGTTATTGATTATTTACCAGGCAAGTAAACCAATATTTAGTTATATTATTGAAGAAAAGAGGGACACTTTTTGTGTTTCATATACTTTATTTGCAATTTCatgatttaatttaattaatagaTTGCTagaaatatataataaataagagATTTTGACATATAAAGCTCTATCGCTTTGTCCATTACGATAAAATGCACTCCCTTACTACTATTTTAAAATAAACTTCTATCCTTTTTCTAAATATGTTTAAAACACCCCTATTTGACTTTGACTAATGGAATGGAAAGGACCATAGGGATGGAAAAGATTCCCTTAATGAAATGACAATTAGGGAATGGAAATAACACCTATTATAATATTTGTATGACATCCATTTTATCCATCTACTGCACCTGCAcatattaggacatgagccaaaaaattaataaaattcaaaactcaagtaggttaCACAATAAGAAATAGGTAGGGATTGAATGAGCATTGAAGCCTTCATAGGATCCTTGAAGTTCTGGATTAGGCTAATCactatgtttttccttcatcccaatgggaataaccttatgaaaGAGTCAGATGACATATAAAATTGGCAAAGTCCCTAGGAATGTTTAAGTGGTGGGAGTTTACATACCACTTGTTCTCttgttgtgtagcccacttgagtcttaggtctctctcatttttggtcatcttaacaTGTGCTAACAAAACTTATAGGAAAATTGGATTAACACAAAtgacatggtggatcccatacaGCTTTTATTGGAGGCCCATTGTTTTGGGCccgacagaagttttagatcaagctaatctttgagTTTCCCTTTCACCCTAGTGGAAATAACTTatatatgaatgggttggattggatgtaaacataatggtgggccccaagaatgGTTACATATTTTAGTTGCTACAGGCATTATAGTCATATATAAAATAAGGTAAATAGATTATTTGGCCAATTGATTGTAGCACTTTTTAGACTAGTTATGTAAGAGTGGGGTTTATTTGGAAATAATAATTAGTGAGGGGATCTTTGGCAATGGAACATAATATACGGATTCATATATAAAAATCCTAATAAAGAAATTTCTAATGGAATGAAACATGTAACTCATTTTCTTTAATAAATCCAACGAATAAAGTGTCAACCTGAATAATGGTTTGCCTCAATGAAAGTATGATTCTTATAAGTGAGTGGATCACTCAAAATCATGACAGGTGTAAACACACAAAAAATGTACTTGAATCATTCTAGGAAGTATTTTGACCTTAGTTGTCAATTTCATTTTGGCAGCCATTTTGATTTTCATACTTAATGGAATGTTCCATATGGTAATTGTTTCCACATTTCATGTCATCCAAAACATGCTAAATTATTTTActtattcaaaaataaaataaaatttagagctagtaaaaaaaatcacaattcaTAACAAAAACGTGAGTTAAACATataaaattgttaatatgttgacATCATTTTAGAGAAGTATGCATTTACATTAAGAATAACTAAAATATATGCATGAAGAATCTGTGTGAAATGTTAAGCTTACCACCGCATGAAGAATCTGTGTGAAATGTTAAGCTTACCACcacaccccccacccccccaccccccctttTTATATGCATGTGGAATCCCTATCCTTATTGAAGAAGTTGAGGCTGATTACTATGGCATCAAGAGGGGATTGAAAAGTGAAAAAAGAGAGATGGAGTTAGAGGAAAAGGCATAGGGTTAAATGAAGGGTGATTATAGTGTTAATTAAGAGGGGGATTGGACATTGACAAGGAATCCATGAATGATTTGGTGGTTTTGAATAGAATGGGAAGGGGTGTGGAGTTGTTGAGAAGTAGAGGGGAGTCTTATTTTAGGGGAGCAACGTGTGAGTAGAGAATGAGCCTTGATGGGGGAGGATATCCAATTATGCTTTACCCACATGtcttgacgcagggaaggacgtgatgaggacAATCACTACCTTCCTCGAACAATaaacaccttgaatccacaaggcccTCTTAAATCCACAAGAGAAATAAAACAGTTTTGAGAATTTTATTGATAGCATCTCGAAAATAAATGAGTTTGCATTCTTAAATAATCTTAAACAAACCCTAAGACGTAATTACAAGAGACCTAAATGagtaaggaaaaaaaatgaaaagtgtGGAAGTTTTCACCATTTGTCAATCTATTGATTTGATCGGTTGAATTGGCCCAAAAATGTCAAAAgaataaaactaaaaattatGTGAATTTTGACCTGTCTTAATGAACTTCTCTTTCGGCTTTTTCCGATCCATCTATATTGGGAATGTACATGATTCACATCTTACATTAGAGACACATCCATTAGAAAAAAACTAATCCCCAAGTTATCCTCcagttttggttcatgatactcgtacAGGTTTGCTATATTGAACGTGCGTAAGATCTCCATGTCTTCAAAAAGATCAATGACATAGGCATTGTTATTGATTTTACAAAGTATAGGTACTGGcctaatcttcttattctttagcTTGTTTTACATCCTGTTTGGAAATATCTCATTACGTAGATGAACCATGACGTTGTTGGCCACGTTGAATACCTTCAGGCACTTGTGTTTGCAATCCATTTCCTTGTATTTGTTGTTGGATGCTTACAACTTGGCTTGAACATCAGCGTATACACTTATTATTCGGtccgccatatgttctgctgtaaCGCTTATGCCTAAAAGCTTGGGCAATGGAACCAAATTAAGAGTATGCTTAGGTACTCGTCTGTACACAACTTCAAATGAAGACTTGCTAGTAGAACGGTTTTACATATTGTTGAACGCGAATTCCACCTAAGCTAAGGCAAAATCCCATGCTTTGGCTTATTATCCAAGATGCATCATATAAGGTTCTTGAGTGTATGATTTAGCATCTCGGTTTGCCAATCTGTCTACAGATGATATGCACTATTGAACTGTAGCTTGGTGACAAATCGCCTCCACAAAGTCCTAAAAAAGTGACCGAGGAACTTAGTATCACGATTTGAGGTGATAGATTTTGTGATACCATGTAGTCATACCTGTCAGAAGAATAAATTTGTGATGTGTATAATATTGAGAGTCTCCTTATATGGTATAAAATGAGCCATCTTAAAGAACCTGTTGACCACAATAAACACTAAGTCCATTTCACACTAGGCCCATAGAAGACCTAGCATAAAGTCCATGAACAAATCCTCTGAAGGTTGTCAAGTACCAACAATGAAGTATATAGGCCCGTGTTTTATGGTCATCCTTTGGATGCCTGATAAGTATGGCATCGCTGCATCGCCTTTCCAACATCTTGCATTAGTTGTGGCCAATATTAATGCTCCTCCTAGAGAGCTATTGTCTTGTCTCGCGCTAGTTGACCTCCGGTGCCACCTTCATGTAGTTCCTAAATGAGACACTCTCATAATAAACTCTTTGGAATGTATAACTGATTTACTTTAAAGAAGAAATTTTCCTAAATATGGAGGTCACTAGGTTGATCCTCTTGGCATCTAATCCACACATCCATGAATTCGTTGTCATTAGCATATAGGTCTTTAAGGCATTCGGactcgacaacctcattgctcatggtcATTAACAAGGTTGGACGTTGCCTAAGTGCACCAGCCACCTTGTTCTTCTGTCCGGCCTTATGCTTCAGTACAAATGTGAAATCctataagaaaaaaagaagaccTAACATGCACACAGTTAACATTTTCCCAGTTGTTAATAAATTTGAGGGCTTAGTGGTTCATATAGAGTATAAATTCCCACTGAATCAAATAATGCCTCAAACACAGTAATTCCTGAATCACTACGTACAATTCTAGCTTATATGACAACCAATTCTTACGAACATCACTAAGTTTCTCACTATAGAAGGCTAATGGCCTGCCCTCCTTAGACAATATAACCCCAATGCAAACATACGAAACATTGCATTCAACTTTAAATAATCTATCATATCTAAAAAGTATGACAACCATACTAGTGGACAACATCTGCTTAATTTCATCAAAACTTCTATTAGCTCCATTAATCCACTAAAAATGCCCATTCTTCATGTAGTCGGTGATCAGTGCCATGATTGTATTGAAGTTCATCACGATCCGACGATAGAACGTCGTCAACTGTGAAAACTTCTCACTTAATGAATGTTCATTAGAACCAACCATTTTGTTGAGTAtgaaaattatatatttatccCTTATTATGCATTAGTTTTATATGTATAGACGCACTTAATTGGTCTAATTATTTGTTTGCTAcgcgaggtgatttggagagatATGATGAAAAGAGCaattaaagagaagatttaatactcaaagaatgaccaagtgaagatttgaagatttggacatgattaatgaagatttcaatgggcaaagatccaagaaaatcaagtgtaaaagagagagaaaagattgTTGAAATCACCAAGTCCGATAACAAAAACAACAGACTGTTCagtcccacctaaggttggttcggTTTGATTGAAAGTGCGCAAAACAATCTAATAACAAATTGTAATTTTTGGAGTTAATTTGGCTTGACGTTCGATCCTATCGAAGCCATGTTCGGTCTGACtgactggataggataggactttaatTCCAGTTGAGTTATATGATTGAAGCAAGTGAATGAAACACTAAGGATTGctataagtgaatcctt harbors:
- the LOC131219125 gene encoding ADP-ribosylation factor 2-like isoform X1, whose amino-acid sequence is MGLTISRLVRMLFARREMRILMVGLDAAGKTTILYKLKLGEIVTTIPTIGFNVETVEYKNVSFTVWDVGGQDKIRPLWRHYFQNTQGLIFVIDSNDRERILEAKDELHRMLSEDELRDATLLVFANKQDLPNAMSVSEITDKLGLHSLRLRRWYIQSACATSGEGLYEGLDWLSNNISNKAR
- the LOC131219125 gene encoding ADP-ribosylation factor 2-like isoform X2, with the protein product MRMLFARREMRILMVGLDAAGKTTILYKLKLGEIVTTIPTIGFNVETVEYKNVSFTVWDVGGQDKIRPLWRHYFQNTQGLIFVIDSNDRERILEAKDELHRMLSEDELRDATLLVFANKQDLPNAMSVSEITDKLGLHSLRLRRWYIQSACATSGEGLYEGLDWLSNNISNKAR